In Corylus avellana chromosome ca2, CavTom2PMs-1.0, the following proteins share a genomic window:
- the LOC132171633 gene encoding histone H2AX-like, producing the protein MSSAAATTTKGGRGKPKATTSVTRSQKAGLQFPVGRIARFLKTGRYAQRVGSGSPVYLSAVLEYLAAEVLELAGNAARDNKKSRIIPRHIQLAVRNDEELSKLMGSVTISQGGVLPNIHQNLLPRKVGKGKDEIGSASQEF; encoded by the exons ATGTCTTCCGCAGCGGCGACAACCACCAAGGGCGGCAGAGGCAAGCCCAAGGCCACCACATCGGTCACCAGGTCCCAGAAGGCCGGTCTTCAATTCCCAGTCGGCCGGATTGCCCGGTTCCTCAAGACCGGGCGATATGCTCAGCGGGTCGGATCTGGGTCCCCTGTCTACCTCTCCGCTGTCCTCGAATACCTTGCTGCAGAG GTGCTGGAGTTGGCTGGAAATGCTGCGAGGGACAACAAGAAGAGCAGGATTATTCCCAGGCACATTCAACTCGCTGTGAGGAACGACGAGGAGTTGAGCAAGCTCATGGGGTCTGTTACCATCTCCCAAGGCGGTGTTCTTCCTAACATCCATCAAAATCTTCTGCCCAGGAAGGTTGGGAAGGGAAAGGACGAGATTGGGTCTGCGTCTCAggagttttag
- the LOC132170685 gene encoding probable LRR receptor-like serine/threonine-protein kinase RKF3 produces the protein MSLLHFCFLVALALALALLPSKTLAQNDTAPCPLDFSILRELIESTNRPKLDVSTECQYIRQGLRLVLSYYLKHNGSFVPPLNSSESCWSDYQSLIDDFAPGFNIRSSCGFKTEWIAEGCMNITTRAQFEAKVPNQTLNNVVNNCNQSLENNSPCASCTTSFSSISASYLTGTSVGNLSDCTAYPSIYAAALANVYGPTDKGTAQCLFGFDFRSSGSTSNRRKVVTLVVLIGVGCLIVVGGVWFLWLRMKKKKRKREQGRDLAVIELGSNSRLESISESTTLVRFKFDEIKKATKNFSRDSIIGRGGYGNVYKGVLTDGSEVALKRFKNCSAAGDATFAHEVEVIASVRHVNLVALRGYCTATAPFEGHQRIIVCDLMKNGSLHDHLFGSFEKKMSWPLRQKIALGTARGLAYLHYGAQPGIIHRDIKASNILLDDSFEAKVADFGLAKFTPEGMTHMSTRVAGTMGYVAPEYALYGQLTERSDVYSFGVVLLELLSGKKALMASNDSQPALVTDWAWSLVRKGRALDVIEDGMPELGVPEVVEKYVLVAVLCSHPQLYARPTMDQVVKMLETDLSVPSIPERPISLVADIDDIERSASSSGSGQLSSSTGYQPYTFESDRPKTPE, from the coding sequence ATGTCCCTCCTCCATTTTTGCTTCCTTGTAGCTCTGGCTCTGGCTCTGGCACTCCTGCCTTCCAAAACCCttgcccaaaacgacaccgcTCCATGCCCTCTCGACTTCAGCATCCTCCGGGAGCTGATCGAGAGCACCAACCGTCCCAAACTGGACGTGAGCACCGAGTGCCAGTACATCCGCCAAGGCCTCCGGCTCGTCCTGTCCTACTACCTCAAACACAATGGCTCGTTCGTGCCCCCACTCAACTCGTCCGAGTCGTGCTGGTCCGATTACCAGTCCCTCATCGACGATTTCGCCCCGGGCTTCAACATCCGATCCTCATGCGGGTTCAAGACCGAGTGGATCGCCGAGGGCTGCATGAACATCACCACCAGAGCACAGTTCGAAGCCAAAGTCCCCAATCAGACCCTCAACAACGTCGTCAACAACTGTAACCAGTCGCTCGAGAACAACTCCCCCTGCGCCTCCTGCACCACCAGCTTCTCCAGCATATCGGCCTCGTACCTCACCGGAACCAGCGTCGGAAACCTCTCCGACTGCACCGCCTACCCGTCGATTTATGCCGCCGCTTTGGCGAACGTGTACGGACCCACCGACAAGGGAACTGCTCAGTGCCTCTTCGGGTTCGACTTCAGGTCCTCGGGCTCGACGAGTAATAGGCGGAAGGTGGTGACCTTGGTGGTCTTGATTGGCGTTGGGTGTTTGATAGTGGTTGGAGGGGTTTGGTTTTTGTGGCTGcgcatgaagaagaagaagaggaagagagaacaGGGAAGGGATTTGGCGGTAATCGAGTTGGGATCGAATTCGAGGTTGGAGTCAATCAGCGAGAGCACGACGCTGGTGAGGTTCAAATTCGATGAGATTAAGAAAGCGACGAAGAATTTCTCTAGGGATTCTATAATTGGGAGGGGAGGGTATGGGAATGTGTACAAAGGGGTTTTGACAGATGGGTCCGAGGTTGCGTTGAAGAGGTTCAAGAATTGCTCTGCTGCCGGGGACGCGACATTCGCGCACGAGGTTGAGGTTATTGCGAGCGTGCGGCATGTCAACCTCGTCGCTCTGAGAGGGTACTGTACCGCCACGGCGCCGTTCGAGGGTCACCAGAGAATAATCGTGTGTGATTTGATGAAGAATGGGAGCCTCCATGACCATTTGTTTGGGTCTTTTGAGAAGAAGATGAGTTGGCCACTTAGGCAGAAGATAGCGTTGGGGACTGCCAGGGGATTGGCTTATTTACACTACGGGGCTCAACCGGGGATTATACACAGGGATATCAAAGCTAGTAATATCCTTTTAGATGACAGCTTCGAGGCCAAGGTGGCGGATTTCGGCCTCGCAAAGTTTACTCCGGAGGGAATGACGCATATGAGTACAAGGGTGGCGGGGACGATGGGATATGTAGCTCCTGAGTATGCCTTGTATGGTCAATTGACTGAGAGGAGTGATGTGTACAGTTTTGGGGTTGTGCTTCTTGAGCTTTTGAGTGGAAAGAAGGCACTCATGGCGAGCAATGACAGCCAACCCGCTCTTGTGACCGATTGGGCATGGTCATTGGTGAGGAAAGGAAGAGCTTTGGATGTTATTGAAGATGGGATGCCGGAGTTAGGTGTGCCGGAAGTTGTAGAGAAGTATGTTTTGGTTGCTGTTCTGTGTTCTCATCCGCAGTTATATGCCAGGCCTACAATGGATCAGGTTGTGAAAATGTTGGAAACAGACCTGTCTGTTCCCTCGATCCCGGAACGACCAATTTCTCTTGTAGCTGATATTGATGATATTGAGAGATCCGCCAGCAGTAGCGGCTCAGGTCAGCTATCTAGCTCAACTGGCTATCAGCCCTATACATTTGAGAGTGACCGGCCTAAGACTCCGGAATAG
- the LOC132171632 gene encoding probable LRR receptor-like serine/threonine-protein kinase RKF3: protein MSLLHFCFLVALALALLPTKTLAQNGTAPCPLDFSVLRELITNRPRLDVVTKCQFLRRGLQVVQSYYLKHNGSFVPPLNSSESCWSDYQSLLDDIVPGLNTPDSCGFKTEWIAEGCMNITTRAQFEAIVPNQTLNNVVNNCNQSLENNSPCASCTTSLSSILASYLTGATVGNLSDCTSYPSIYAAAFVNVYGPTDKGTAQCLFGFNFTSSGSKSNLRTVVILVVLIGVGCLILVGGVWFLWLRMTKKKRKREQGRDLAVIELGSNSRLESISESTTLVRFKFDEIEKATKNFCRDSLIGRGGYGNVYKGVLTDGSEVALKRFKNCSAAGDATFAHEVEVIASVRHVNLVALRGYCTATTPFEGHQRIIVCDLMKNGSLHDHLFGSFEKKMSWPLRQKIALGTARGLAYLHYGAQPGIIHRDIKASNILLDDSFEAKVADFGLAKFTPEGMTHMSTRVAGTMGYVAPEYALYGQLTERSDVYSFGVVLLELLSGKKALMASNDSQPALVTDWAWSLVRKGRALDVIEDGMPKLGVPEVVEKYVLVAVLCSHPQLYARPTMDQVVKMLETDLSVPSIPERPISLLADIHDIERSASSSGSGQLSSSTGPTGYQPYTKTTGGIYKN, encoded by the coding sequence ATGTCCCTCCTCCATTTTTGCTTCCTCGTAGCTCTGGCTCTGGCACTCCTGCCTACCAAGACCCTTGCCCAAAATGGCACCGCTCCATGCCCTCTCGACTTCAGCGTCCTCCGGGAGCTGATCACCAACCGTCCCAGACTGGACGTGGTCACCAAGTGCCAGTTCCTCCGCCGAGGCCTCCAGGTCGTCCAGTCCTACTACCTCAAACACAATGGCTCGTTCGTGCCCCCACTTAACTCGTCCGAGTCGTGCTGGTCCGATTACCAGTCCCTCCTCGACGATATCGTCCCGGGCTTGAACACCCCAGACTCATGCGGGTTCAAGACCGAGTGGATCGCCGAGGGCTGCATGAACATCACCACCAGAGCACAGTTCGAAGCCATAGTCCCCAACCAGACCCTCAACAACGTCGTCAACAACTGTAACCAGTCGCTCGAGAACAACTCCCCCTGCGCCTCCTGCACCACCAGCCTCTCCAGCATATTGGCCTCGTACCTCACCGGAGCCACCGTCGGAAACCTCTCCGACTGCACCTCCTACCCGTCGATTTACGCCGCGGCTTTCGTGAACGTGTACGGACCCACCGACAAGGGAACTGCTCAGTGCCTCTTCGGGTTCAACTTCACGTCCTCGGGCTCGAAGAGTAATTTGCGGACGGTGGTGATCTTGGTGGTCTTGATCGGCGTTGGGTGTTTGATATTGGTTGGAGGGGTTTGGTTTTTGTGGCTGCGCAtgacgaagaagaagaggaagagagaacaGGGAAGGGATTTGGCGGTAATCGAGTTGGGATCGAATTCGAGGTTGGAGTCAATCAGCGAGAGCACGACGCTGGTGAGGTTCAAATTCGATGAGATTGAGAAAGCGACGAAGAATTTCTGTAGGGATTCTCTAATTGGGAGGGGAGGGTATGGGAATGTGTACAAAGGGGTTTTGACAGATGGGTCCGAGGTTGCGTTGAAGAGGTTTAAGAATTGCTCTGCTGCCGGGGACGCGACATTCGCGCATGAGGTTGAGGTTATTGCGAGCGTGCGGCATGTCAACCTCGTCGCTCTAAGAGGGTACTGTACCGCCACGACGCCGTTCGAGGGTCACCAGAGAATAATCGTGTGTGATTTGATGAAGAATGGGAGCCTCCATGACCATTTGTTTGGGTCTTTTGAGAAGAAGATGAGTTGGCCACTTAGGCAGAAGATAGCGTTGGGGACTGCCAGGGGATTGGCTTATTTACACTACGGGGCTCAACCGGGGATTATACACAGGGATATCAAAGCTAGTAATATCCTTTTAGATGACAGCTTCGAGGCCAAGGTGGCGGATTTCGGCCTTGCAAAGTTTACTCCGGAGGGAATGACGCATATGAGTACAAGGGTGGCGGGGACGATGGGATATGTGGCTCCTGAGTATGCCTTGTATGGTCAATTGACTGAGAGGAGTGATGTGTACAGTTTTGGGGTTGTGCTTCTTGAGCTTTTGAGTGGAAAGAAGGCACTCATGGCGAGCAATGACAGCCAACCCGCTCTGGTGACCGATTGGGCATGGTCATTGGTGAGGAAAGGAAGAGCTTTGGATGTTATTGAAGATGGGATGCCGAAGTTAGGTGTGCCGGAAGTTGTAGAGAAGTATGTTTTGGTTGCTGTTCTGTGTTCTCATCCGCAGTTATATGCCAGGCCTACAATGGATCAGGTTGTGAAAATGTTGGAAACAGACCTGTCTGTTCCCTCGATCCCGGAACGACCAATTTCTCTTTTAGCTGATATTCATGATATTGAGAGATCCGCCAGCAGTAGCGGCTCAGGTCAGCTCTCTAGCTCAACTGGGCCAACTGGCTATCAGCCCTATACAAAAACAACAGGAGGCATATACAAAAACTAG